GGGTCACGATGAACATCGTTTTTCCGGTGTCCGCGACGCGGCGGATGGTGGCCAATACTTCATCGACCAGTTCGGGGTCCAAGGAAGACGTTGGTTCGTCGAATAACAGCACTTCAGGATCCAAAGCGAGCGCCCGGGCGATGCCGACGCGCTGTTGCTGGCCGCCGGATAATTGGGCGGGGTAATGGCTCAGTTTATTCGACAAGCCGACTTGTTCCAGCATCTCGATGCTTTTCTTGTCAGCCGTGTTTTTTTTCATCCGCTTAACGCTCGTCAAACCGACGGAGACATTTTGTAGCACGGTCAGATTCTTGAACAGGTTGTATTGCTGGAACACCATCCCTGTTGCTGTTCTGAGCGCGAAGACTTCTTTTTTCTTAGCGGCCGCCGCATCCACCCGCTTTCCACCGATTTCCACGATGCCGCTCGTCGGATCTTCCAGAAAATTGATGCAGCGCAACAGCGTCGACTTCCCAGAACCGCTTGGCCCGAGGACCGCCACCACTTCGCCTTTTTCGACGGTTAAATCGATGCCTTTCAACACATGCTGGCGGTCGTAATATTTATGCAAGTTCTCTAATTTAATCATCAAGCAATCCCTCTTTCATATCTGCGTGCACGCTTCTCGATCTTCACCAATAAGCGCTCGACGGCAATGCACAAGATCCAATAGACGATCGAGACGGCGATATACACTTCAAAGAACGCCAAACCCCGGGAGCCGAGGATTTTTGCCTGCCCCATGATATCGATGACGCCGATGATGAACACGAGCGAAGTGTCTTTGATGGTGCTGATGAACATATTGCCAAGGTTCGGGATCGCTACCGTCAGAGCTTGCGGAAAGACGATCTTCAGCATCATCTGAACAGGCGTCATGCCAATCGCTTTGGCGGCTTCGAACTGCCCGCGGTCGACCGATTCGATTGCCGAACGGATCGTCTCGGATAGATACGCGCCCAAATTGATGGAAAAGGCCATCAGCGCATAGAATTCCGGGGCAATGCTATTGACATCCGCCGACTGAAGCCAGCCGTATTCGCTCTGAAGAAAATAAATGATTTTCGGAATCCCGTAAAACACCAGGTAAATCTGAACCAATAAAGGCGTCCCTCGGATAAAGGAGATATAGATCGACGTGATGACGCTCAGCACAGGCACTTTGTAGATTTTGATCAATGCCGCAGCCACGCCGATGAGTAAACTCAATAGCAGCGAGCCGACTGCGATGCCGATCGTAACCGGCAGCCTGGAGAGGATGGCGGGAAAGCTCTCGATTAAGAAATTCACATCCAGTAAGTTTTCCATTGTCTCTGTCCTTCCGCTAGCTTATTCAGGGATGTAGTCGCCGCCGGTCCATTTCTCGGACAGTTCGGACAAGGTGCCGTCTTCTTTCAGCTGTTTCAAGATCGGGTCAATCAAGGCCTTCAATTCCTGGCCTTTTTCTTCGTCTTTCAAGACGATTCCCATGTCGTCATTGACTAAGGATTGGCCGACAATCTCCACGCCGAGTTCATTTTTTTCCAGTACCGCGTTCATCATGATCGGGTCGTTGACGTATGCGTCGACACGGCCGTTCTGCACATCCTGCAGAATTTCCGACGGGTTACCGCTTTCGCTGTATTTCAATTCAATCGGCTCGGCGGCGGTTTCGTTATATTCCTCCAGCAATAAGGTGTAAGAATCGCCCGCCAACGCCCCGACCGCTTTGCCTTCCAAATCTTCAATCGTTTGGATGTCTTCGCGGCCTTCTTTTACTGCAATGACCGTTTCCGCTGCGAAATACGATTCATCGGTGAACAAATACTTTTCTTGGCGTTCCGGCGTTTTCGCCACTTGGTCGGCGATGGCCTGGATTTTATTCGACTCGAGTGCGAGGAACATGCTGTCCCACGGCACAGCGACATATTCGAACGTGTAGCCGTCCAATTGTTCATCGACGGCTTTCATCATGTCCACGTCGTAGCCCGTCAATTGGTTGGCGTCATCCGCGAAAGCGAAAGGCGGATAGTCATTTTGTGTCCCAACGCGTATCACTTGGTCTCCGTCAGCGTTTGCTGTCTCTCCCGACGAACAGCCGGCTAGTGCCCCGGCAAGCCCCACTAAGCAGGCGGTTGCGATTACGTAAGCATTTCTTTTCATGGTTCAAGCTCCTTTTTGAATGCGATTTTTTATGGTTTCAGTAGACTTCCTGGCCTTTTTCAAGCGCCCTTCCCGTTTTTGGATGCAAAAAAGCCTCTTTCAATAGGAAAGAGGCTTTGACCAATTTCTTATCTCTCAGAATGAATACATCCTGCAGGAATTAGCACCTCTCATGAACATGATGGTTGCTGGACGTCATAGGGCCTGTCCCTCAGTCTCTCTGGATAAGTTATTTAATTTTTTTAACATATTAACGATAGTATTTGAGATAGCCCTTGCTGTCAAACTCTTTTTGAAAATAAATCAAAATTCCGCATAAAAATTCAGGAGGAAATTGACAAAGCCTGCCGGATTGCATACCATCGATTTAATATTCCATTGCTGCCGGGCTTCGGGGCGGCATGTATCCAATACAAGAGCGGAGTGAACACAAGATGAGCGAAGAAACTGTTTTTGATGTCGCCATTGTCGGTGCCGGCACGATGGGCATGGCCGCCGGCGCCTTTTTGGCACAGCAAGGCAAGAAGACATTGGTGATCGATGCATTCGACCCACCCCATGCGAACGGCAGCCATCACGGAGACACACGATTGATCCGCCATGCCTACGGGGAAGGCAGGCATTACGTTAGGTTAGTGTTGCGCGCGCAGCAATTATGGGAAGACTTGGAGAAGCAGACCGGCTACAAGGTGTTCGACAAGACCGGGGTCATCGGACTCGGCCCGCAAGACTCCTCTTTTCTGCTCGAAAGCATCGCAGCCGCCAATAGCTACGGCTTGCCGCTCGAAATATTGAGCAGCGGCGCCATCCAGGAAAGGTGGCCTGGCTTCACTGTGCCCGAGCATTTCATCGGCTGCTTTGAGGAACAGGCAGGCGTGTTGTACAGCGAAAATGCCATCCGTGCTTACAAAAAACTGGCGCTTGAAAACGGCGTTCACTATGTGCCGAATACACCCGTCCAGCACATCGATATACAGGAAGGGGATCACGTG
This is a stretch of genomic DNA from Planococcus maritimus. It encodes these proteins:
- a CDS encoding amino acid ABC transporter ATP-binding protein, translating into MIKLENLHKYYDRQHVLKGIDLTVEKGEVVAVLGPSGSGKSTLLRCINFLEDPTSGIVEIGGKRVDAAAAKKKEVFALRTATGMVFQQYNLFKNLTVLQNVSVGLTSVKRMKKNTADKKSIEMLEQVGLSNKLSHYPAQLSGGQQQRVGIARALALDPEVLLFDEPTSSLDPELVDEVLATIRRVADTGKTMFIVTHELSFAREISDRVIFMEDGVIIEQGTAEQIFTEPAVERTRQFLGKAVQG
- a CDS encoding amino acid ABC transporter permease, encoding MENLLDVNFLIESFPAILSRLPVTIGIAVGSLLLSLLIGVAAALIKIYKVPVLSVITSIYISFIRGTPLLVQIYLVFYGIPKIIYFLQSEYGWLQSADVNSIAPEFYALMAFSINLGAYLSETIRSAIESVDRGQFEAAKAIGMTPVQMMLKIVFPQALTVAIPNLGNMFISTIKDTSLVFIIGVIDIMGQAKILGSRGLAFFEVYIAVSIVYWILCIAVERLLVKIEKRARRYERGIA
- a CDS encoding transporter substrate-binding domain-containing protein encodes the protein MKRNAYVIATACLVGLAGALAGCSSGETANADGDQVIRVGTQNDYPPFAFADDANQLTGYDVDMMKAVDEQLDGYTFEYVAVPWDSMFLALESNKIQAIADQVAKTPERQEKYLFTDESYFAAETVIAVKEGREDIQTIEDLEGKAVGALAGDSYTLLLEEYNETAAEPIELKYSESGNPSEILQDVQNGRVDAYVNDPIMMNAVLEKNELGVEIVGQSLVNDDMGIVLKDEEKGQELKALIDPILKQLKEDGTLSELSEKWTGGDYIPE